A window of Tursiops truncatus isolate mTurTru1 chromosome 8, mTurTru1.mat.Y, whole genome shotgun sequence contains these coding sequences:
- the NDUFC2 gene encoding NADH dehydrogenase [ubiquinone] 1 subunit C2: MMNGRPGRVPLQFLPNEARSLPPPKLTDPRLFYVGFLGYCSGLIDNAIRRRPVASAGLHRQLLYVTSFIFVGYYLLKRQDCMCALRDHDMFAYEKSHPEDFPEKDKKTYSKILEEFYPVR; the protein is encoded by the exons ATGATGAACGGCCGGCCGGGCCGAGTGCCCTTACAGTTCCTGCCGAATGAGGCCCGGAGCCTGCCGCCGCCCAAGCTAACCGACCCGCGGCTCTTCTACGTCGGCTTCTTGGGTTACTGCTCCGGCCTGATTGATAACGCGATCCGGCGTCGGCCGGTGGCGTCGGCCG GTTTGCATCGCCAGCTTCTATATGttacttcctttatttttgttggatattatcttttaaaacgTCAAGACTGTATGTGTGCTCTGAGGGACCATGATATGTTTGCATATGAAAAGTCACATCCAGAGGATTTTCCTGAAAAAG ataagaaaacttacAGTAAAATTCTTGAAGAATTCTATCCAGTGCGTTGA